Proteins encoded within one genomic window of Halodesulfurarchaeum formicicum:
- a CDS encoding pro-sigmaK processing inhibitor BofA family protein produces the protein MATPIELGLLLAVAVAVIVAYLVLRALKPFIINAVLGLLVLAVAGVLGFEVAITPIVVLVVAIGGIPGAILVLLLAYFGILFGPAAAGLAVL, from the coding sequence ATGGCGACACCCATCGAACTCGGTTTGCTGCTCGCGGTCGCGGTCGCCGTGATCGTGGCCTACCTGGTGCTCCGCGCGCTGAAACCGTTCATCATCAACGCCGTCCTGGGACTGTTGGTCCTGGCGGTCGCGGGCGTTCTCGGCTTCGAGGTGGCAATCACACCGATCGTCGTCCTGGTCGTGGCCATCGGCGGGATTCCCGGGGCAATCTTGGTGCTGCTGCTCGCGTACTTCGGGATCCTGTTCGGCCCTGCTGCGGCCGGGCTTGCGGTCCTCTAA
- a CDS encoding antitoxin VapB family protein, which produces MSHQIRLADDVYEHIKANKRADESFSDAVERLIGGRSLRDLRGIFDTEEVNEMRDAVEAADQEDRDEVRNITDRFE; this is translated from the coding sequence ATGTCACACCAGATCCGCCTTGCCGATGACGTGTACGAACACATCAAGGCAAACAAACGCGCCGATGAGTCGTTCAGTGACGCCGTCGAACGCCTAATCGGTGGTCGATCGCTTCGAGATCTCCGTGGCATCTTCGACACGGAGGAGGTGAACGAAATGCGCGACGCCGTCGAGGCCGCCGACCAGGAAGACCGCGACGAGGTTCGAAACATCACAGACCGGTTCGAATGA
- a CDS encoding CBS domain-containing protein: MRSFKIGSAFGIPVKLNITFLLVLPIFAWLIGSQVGELVALLNQLWGLELDAAILTAGSMPAIVGMAAAIGLFAGVLLHEFGHALVAMHYGFPIESITLWFLGGIAQLSEQPEDWRTELLIAIAGPIVSVGLGVGLWIVLVLLPMGPDVLLFLLAYLALINIALAVFNMLPGFPMDGGRVLRALLARKRSFARATQLAAEVGKGVAILMGIAGLFGGNIILIGIAFFIYIGAAGESQQTTLKAAFEGVTVADIMTPAESVSTVEPETTVADLVEKMFRERHTGFPVERGEEIVGVVTLSDARQIDPVERDAHRVADVMTTDLHSVEVHANAATALERMQQEKIGRLLVVDEHNELAGLISRTDLMTAFEIIKSSGGNPSQRGAAVKDRFAEESPEAPRW; the protein is encoded by the coding sequence ATGCGCAGCTTCAAGATTGGGAGTGCCTTCGGCATCCCGGTCAAACTGAACATCACGTTTCTCCTCGTGCTGCCGATTTTCGCGTGGCTCATCGGCTCGCAGGTTGGCGAGCTGGTCGCGCTCCTCAACCAGCTCTGGGGGTTGGAACTCGACGCGGCGATCCTCACGGCGGGCTCCATGCCCGCAATCGTCGGCATGGCAGCCGCCATCGGGCTCTTTGCGGGCGTGCTCCTCCACGAGTTCGGCCACGCGCTCGTGGCGATGCATTATGGCTTCCCGATCGAGTCGATCACGCTCTGGTTTCTGGGCGGCATCGCCCAGCTCTCCGAGCAGCCCGAGGACTGGCGAACCGAACTGCTGATCGCCATCGCCGGCCCGATCGTAAGTGTCGGGCTGGGTGTGGGCCTCTGGATCGTGCTCGTGTTGCTCCCGATGGGCCCGGACGTGCTCCTCTTCCTGTTGGCCTACCTGGCGCTGATCAACATCGCGCTGGCGGTCTTCAACATGCTCCCGGGCTTCCCGATGGACGGGGGTCGGGTCCTCCGAGCGCTTTTGGCCCGCAAGCGTTCGTTTGCTCGGGCGACTCAGCTGGCCGCTGAAGTCGGCAAGGGCGTGGCGATCCTCATGGGAATCGCCGGACTGTTCGGTGGGAACATCATTCTCATCGGCATCGCCTTTTTCATCTACATCGGTGCGGCCGGGGAGTCCCAGCAGACCACGCTCAAGGCGGCGTTCGAGGGCGTGACGGTGGCGGACATCATGACTCCTGCCGAATCGGTCTCGACGGTGGAACCCGAAACGACGGTGGCCGACCTCGTCGAGAAGATGTTCCGCGAGCGTCATACTGGCTTCCCGGTCGAACGGGGCGAGGAGATCGTCGGCGTGGTGACTCTTTCGGACGCTCGACAGATCGATCCCGTCGAACGCGACGCCCATCGGGTCGCGGACGTGATGACGACCGACCTCCACTCGGTCGAGGTACACGCGAACGCGGCGACGGCCCTCGAACGCATGCAGCAGGAGAAGATCGGGCGGCTGCTGGTCGTCGACGAGCACAACGAACTGGCCGGCCTCATCTCGCGGACCGACCTGATGACGGCCTTCGAGATCATCAAGTCGAGCGGCGGAAACCCGAGTCAACGCGGCGCGGCGGTCAAAGATCGCTTCGCCGAAGAGTCTCCAGAGGCCCCCCGCTGGTAA
- a CDS encoding DEAD/DEAH box helicase — translation MSRQATRVETLFLHERQGDYLVVAQRDGERLFRATLDLKETAAGPRPARFRIKGDHDEEPRAPEEFVEIARRAERIRISQQTSARGRAELEEMLGGYQLDAKAVRTCRLCSNQWRYSPITTDTAVKSGSEYICRECAVRELERELSFSGGFSGAAEARLEELLFEVGDLDRIVDLLQGELDPDLTKFDEISATTEDIEDVPVTDLDLHPDLQSILEGRFDTLLPVQSLAVKNGLLDGEDQLVVSATATGKTLVGELAGVDRHLKGKGKMLFLVPLVALANQKEEDFEADYGHLADVTIRVGASRIREDGIAFEPDADIIVGTYEGIDHALRTGRDLGNIGTVVIDEVHMLQDPERGHRLDGLISRLKHYTETRARGAGDTQWIYLSATVGNVGKLGEVLEATPIEFEERPVPIERHVTFADNQEKPRIENKLVRREFDHTSSMGYHGQTIIFTNSRRRCHEISRRLDYASAPYHAGLDYGKRKQVEREFADQDLAAVVTTAALAAGVDFPASQVIFDSLAMGIEWLSVQEFEQMLGRAGRPDYHDRGRVYLLVEPDAVYHGSMERTEDEVAFTLLKGEMEDVVAHYDADAAIAETLANVTVGGSAAKRLNDRMLGEIPTKQALSKLIEYGFIDGLEPTPLGRAVTTHFLQPDAAFTILDHVRTGTDPYDIVADLELLDEEN, via the coding sequence GTGTCCCGGCAGGCAACACGCGTCGAGACGCTGTTCCTCCACGAGCGCCAGGGTGACTACCTCGTGGTCGCCCAGCGGGACGGCGAGCGGCTGTTTCGGGCGACACTCGATCTGAAGGAGACCGCCGCCGGCCCCCGCCCAGCCCGCTTTCGTATCAAGGGCGACCACGACGAGGAGCCCCGGGCCCCAGAGGAGTTCGTCGAGATCGCCCGGCGCGCAGAGCGCATTCGCATCTCCCAACAGACCTCCGCCCGCGGACGGGCGGAACTGGAGGAGATGCTGGGCGGCTATCAACTGGACGCCAAGGCCGTCCGAACCTGCCGGCTCTGTTCGAACCAGTGGCGCTACTCCCCGATCACCACCGACACCGCGGTCAAATCCGGGAGCGAGTACATCTGCCGGGAGTGTGCGGTCCGCGAACTGGAGCGTGAACTCTCCTTCTCCGGGGGGTTCTCCGGCGCCGCCGAAGCCCGGCTCGAAGAACTCCTCTTCGAGGTCGGAGACCTCGATCGGATCGTCGATCTCCTCCAGGGGGAGCTCGATCCCGACCTGACGAAGTTCGACGAGATCTCGGCGACGACCGAGGACATCGAGGACGTCCCCGTCACAGACCTGGATCTGCATCCCGACCTCCAGAGCATTCTCGAAGGACGGTTCGACACGCTGCTGCCGGTACAGAGCCTGGCCGTCAAAAACGGGTTACTCGACGGCGAGGACCAGCTGGTGGTCTCGGCGACCGCGACGGGGAAGACACTCGTGGGCGAGCTGGCCGGTGTTGACCGACATCTCAAAGGGAAGGGAAAGATGCTCTTTCTGGTGCCGCTCGTGGCCCTGGCCAACCAGAAGGAGGAGGACTTCGAGGCCGACTACGGCCACCTGGCCGACGTGACGATCCGGGTCGGCGCGAGTCGGATTCGCGAGGACGGCATCGCCTTCGAACCAGACGCGGACATCATCGTCGGCACCTACGAGGGCATCGACCACGCCCTGCGAACGGGGCGTGATCTGGGCAACATCGGCACCGTCGTCATCGACGAGGTCCACATGCTCCAGGACCCCGAACGAGGCCACCGCCTCGACGGCCTCATCTCGCGGCTCAAACACTACACCGAGACTCGAGCGCGGGGCGCGGGGGATACCCAGTGGATCTACCTCTCGGCGACGGTCGGGAACGTGGGCAAACTGGGCGAGGTACTGGAAGCGACCCCGATCGAGTTCGAGGAGCGCCCGGTCCCGATCGAGCGCCACGTCACCTTCGCCGACAACCAGGAGAAACCCCGGATCGAGAACAAACTCGTCCGGCGGGAGTTCGATCACACCTCCTCGATGGGCTATCACGGCCAGACGATCATCTTCACCAACTCCCGGCGGCGGTGTCACGAGATCAGCCGCCGGCTGGATTACGCCTCGGCACCCTACCACGCGGGTCTGGATTACGGCAAGCGCAAGCAGGTCGAGCGGGAGTTCGCCGATCAGGATCTGGCGGCCGTCGTGACCACCGCCGCCCTGGCCGCGGGGGTGGACTTCCCGGCCTCCCAGGTGATCTTCGACTCGCTGGCGATGGGCATCGAGTGGCTCTCGGTCCAGGAGTTCGAGCAGATGCTCGGGCGGGCGGGCCGCCCCGACTACCACGACCGCGGCCGGGTCTATCTCCTCGTCGAACCCGATGCGGTGTATCACGGCTCGATGGAGCGCACGGAGGACGAGGTCGCGTTTACCCTCCTCAAGGGCGAAATGGAGGACGTGGTGGCCCACTACGACGCTGACGCCGCCATCGCGGAGACGCTGGCGAACGTCACGGTCGGCGGGTCGGCCGCGAAGCGACTCAACGACCGGATGCTCGGGGAGATTCCCACGAAGCAGGCCCTCTCGAAGCTCATCGAGTACGGGTTCATCGACGGCCTGGAGCCGACCCCGCTGGGTCGGGCGGTCACCACCCACTTCCTCCAGCCCGACGCGGCGTTCACGATCCTCGATCACGTCCGGACGGGAACTGACCCCTACGACATCGTCGCGGATCTCGAACTGCTCGACGAGGAGAATTAG
- a CDS encoding metal-dependent transcriptional regulator — MSHESEKTYSESVEMYLKEIYLLSRDGDPASTGAIADRLGVSPPSVTDRLNHLTELGLVTYEKHRGASLTERGTEEAVALLRKHCRIERFLVQELGVTEGFHEEACRLEHALSDEVAARLDRFVDLPDDCPDCYDPEAQHCTHLSP, encoded by the coding sequence ATGAGCCACGAATCCGAGAAGACCTACAGCGAGAGCGTGGAGATGTACCTCAAGGAGATCTATCTCTTGTCCCGGGACGGCGATCCGGCCTCGACGGGAGCCATCGCCGACCGACTGGGCGTCTCGCCGCCCAGCGTGACCGACCGACTCAACCACCTCACAGAACTGGGGCTGGTGACCTACGAGAAACACCGGGGGGCCTCGCTCACGGAGCGGGGGACCGAGGAGGCGGTGGCGCTGCTGCGCAAGCACTGTCGCATCGAGCGCTTTCTCGTCCAGGAGCTGGGGGTCACCGAGGGCTTCCACGAGGAGGCCTGCCGGCTTGAGCACGCCCTGAGCGACGAGGTCGCGGCTCGCCTGGATCGGTTCGTCGACCTCCCCGATGACTGTCCGGACTGTTATGACCCCGAGGCCCAGCACTGCACGCACCTCTCGCCCTGA
- a CDS encoding DUF5658 family protein gives MLRWPTALSAANPAVHRWAWVLTLCFFLVGDVITTAIGISTTGVTEVNAFLATQIASHGVGAMLLLKVVLLSGSYLVWRALPDEQAIAIPVGFAIVGVGVTGWNLVVVGISL, from the coding sequence ATGCTCCGCTGGCCCACAGCCCTCTCGGCCGCGAACCCGGCCGTCCACCGGTGGGCCTGGGTCCTCACGCTCTGCTTTTTCCTCGTCGGGGACGTCATCACGACGGCCATCGGGATTTCCACCACGGGCGTCACGGAGGTGAACGCCTTTCTGGCGACCCAGATCGCGAGTCACGGCGTTGGCGCGATGCTGCTGTTGAAGGTGGTGTTACTGAGCGGGAGTTATCTCGTCTGGCGCGCGCTCCCGGACGAACAGGCAATCGCGATTCCAGTGGGGTTCGCGATCGTTGGGGTAGGAGTTACGGGGTGGAATTTGGTGGTTGTTGGCATTAGTTTATAA
- a CDS encoding type IV pilin, with translation MMDTIRNKLDDRGVSPVIGVILMVAITVILAAVIGSFVLGIGGDIQETPQASLSMSDNGSGGITVAHQGGDTLTNSDIKVTVDGNLSDSPSTDIGPGDTWTLDTNVSEGSDNTVRVVHEPTGGLIGQSTVSVDSTT, from the coding sequence ATGATGGACACAATTCGTAACAAACTGGACGACCGGGGCGTGTCGCCAGTGATCGGCGTCATTCTGATGGTGGCGATCACGGTGATCCTGGCCGCGGTTATCGGGAGTTTCGTGCTGGGAATCGGTGGGGACATTCAGGAGACGCCGCAGGCGAGCCTTTCAATGTCTGATAACGGCTCTGGAGGAATCACAGTAGCCCACCAAGGTGGGGATACGTTGACAAACTCTGACATTAAAGTCACTGTTGATGGTAATCTTAGCGATTCACCGAGCACCGATATCGGCCCAGGGGACACGTGGACACTCGATACCAACGTAAGTGAAGGAAGTGATAATACTGTTCGAGTAGTCCACGAGCCTACTGGTGGGCTTATTGGCCAGTCAACAGTTTCTGTTGACTCAACAACATAA
- a CDS encoding PIN domain-containing protein, translated as MIVDTSFILDIIDDEAAAVEKARTLEAESVPLVIPTMTVLELYIGVGKVANTNEERQRVEAILESYPLVDQTPSISRRAGRLLGERMAATNQGEGPGIGKGDAVIAATAVERDEPVLAGDDHFGKIPGVTHETYR; from the coding sequence ATGATCGTCGATACCAGCTTCATCCTCGATATCATCGACGACGAAGCGGCCGCTGTCGAGAAGGCGCGCACGCTCGAAGCCGAAAGCGTCCCGCTGGTGATCCCGACGATGACCGTCCTGGAACTTTACATCGGTGTCGGGAAGGTAGCGAATACAAACGAGGAACGGCAACGAGTCGAAGCGATCCTCGAATCCTATCCGTTGGTTGATCAGACGCCAAGCATCTCGCGGCGCGCTGGCCGCCTTCTCGGAGAGCGAATGGCCGCCACCAACCAGGGGGAAGGACCAGGAATCGGCAAGGGAGATGCAGTGATCGCTGCCACAGCGGTGGAGCGGGACGAGCCAGTCCTCGCTGGCGACGATCACTTCGGGAAAATACCGGGAGTTACTCACGAAACGTATCGGTGA
- a CDS encoding cupin domain-containing protein, with protein sequence MPEPVIRHPEEIEYEPQSAAEGLKKGVLIGKAQDAPNFRMRRFTLDPGETVPKHTNAVEHEQYVLEGEYVVGLREDGTDTEYEIGPGDSLLIPAGTVHWYRNTGDTQAAFICAVPNGEDEIQLVE encoded by the coding sequence ATGCCGGAACCAGTCATCAGACACCCCGAAGAGATCGAGTACGAACCCCAGTCCGCCGCCGAGGGCCTCAAGAAGGGGGTGTTGATCGGGAAAGCCCAGGACGCCCCCAACTTCCGCATGCGACGGTTCACCCTCGACCCGGGCGAGACGGTCCCGAAGCACACGAACGCGGTCGAACACGAGCAGTACGTCCTCGAGGGCGAGTACGTCGTCGGCCTGCGCGAGGACGGCACCGACACCGAGTACGAGATCGGGCCCGGCGATTCACTGCTGATCCCCGCCGGCACGGTCCACTGGTACCGAAACACCGGGGACACCCAGGCCGCGTTCATCTGTGCCGTGCCGAACGGCGAGGACGAGATTCAACTGGTCGAGTAG
- a CDS encoding PAS domain-containing protein — MNQPGGGTGTRIYPLVGDEEVRTAFEAAVGSTDRFRLVEPESGLEGAFDLLVVDERGLENHRSELVAKREAAGSESRPTLLLVSESQSGTPDIPEPGSEPIDDLLVGPIEPDELAWRLESLTQSAATRDRRERDELRQGRQYEYAVEGATDMLAAADTDGRLLFANAQYRDFHGLDRGDVAGTTLQSLLDESDYTDLQPRFDRVLQGERVQYEMQRVRADGERRAIESSMSPMENPAGEIVGVVSAIRDVTERQANLDEIKRLSEYRRVVSSVNHELVRAGPDGEILPEIVDVLATSDLFGCTFLALVEGNEVEFLCQEGSDIATPEIERLHTESYIEAVFEAGTLRMDDVTQSPFQQHEPDTESHSGVAIAISHDDRRYGILTVHFPPGQPPADREVDLLEELAGDIGLALHDQELETDLATFEEIVQRIEDPIMLQDRAGNFQVINETLTEYANMSPEALYGQDEFAFMDEQTATEIARHKAEVIHGNEPRTYEVEPSFPNRGNRTFRTTRYPHYDEDGEIDGTVAICRDVTDIRERERQLQVFDRVLRHNLHNEMNVVLGHAETIANTAEGEIAAAARRIEAAGETLVELADKERQIVELLERREPRRITDIGQIVETVVEDLRATHPTARIDLDVPAQLYAVTTPCIEDAIHEVIENAILHTTDRTPEIEVRGVREGERVTLRVADNGPGIPEMDRQVLEGAEITPLIHGSGLGLWLVNHVVSESQGTLNFQERTPRGSIVEITLPGAE; from the coding sequence GAGGGGGCGTTCGATCTGCTGGTGGTCGACGAGAGGGGCCTGGAGAACCACCGGTCGGAACTCGTTGCAAAACGCGAAGCCGCAGGCTCCGAATCCCGACCGACGCTCTTGCTCGTCTCCGAGTCCCAATCCGGCACACCAGACATTCCCGAGCCAGGTTCCGAGCCGATCGACGACCTGCTGGTGGGCCCGATCGAGCCGGACGAACTCGCCTGGCGACTCGAGAGTCTCACCCAGTCGGCCGCGACCCGAGATCGACGAGAGCGAGACGAACTTCGTCAGGGCCGGCAGTACGAGTACGCCGTCGAAGGGGCGACGGACATGCTGGCAGCGGCCGACACCGACGGGCGGCTCCTGTTCGCCAACGCCCAGTATCGGGACTTTCACGGCCTGGATCGTGGGGACGTCGCGGGGACCACACTCCAGTCGCTCCTCGACGAATCGGACTACACGGACCTGCAGCCACGGTTCGATCGCGTCCTCCAGGGCGAACGGGTCCAGTACGAGATGCAGCGGGTCCGAGCCGACGGTGAGCGCCGGGCGATCGAGTCCTCGATGTCGCCCATGGAGAACCCGGCAGGCGAGATCGTCGGGGTCGTCTCGGCCATCCGAGACGTGACCGAACGGCAGGCGAATCTGGATGAGATCAAGCGACTCTCCGAGTACCGGCGGGTCGTCTCGTCGGTCAACCACGAACTGGTCAGGGCCGGGCCGGACGGGGAGATTCTGCCCGAAATCGTCGACGTGCTGGCCACCAGCGACCTGTTCGGCTGTACGTTTCTCGCGCTCGTCGAGGGGAACGAGGTCGAGTTCCTCTGCCAGGAGGGCAGCGATATTGCCACCCCCGAGATAGAACGCCTGCACACCGAATCCTACATCGAGGCCGTCTTCGAGGCCGGAACGCTCCGGATGGACGACGTCACACAGTCGCCCTTCCAGCAACACGAGCCGGACACGGAATCCCACAGCGGCGTGGCGATCGCGATCAGCCACGACGACCGACGGTATGGGATCCTCACCGTGCACTTTCCGCCAGGCCAGCCACCCGCCGACCGCGAGGTCGACCTGCTCGAAGAGCTGGCCGGAGACATCGGCCTGGCCCTCCACGATCAGGAGTTGGAGACGGATCTGGCGACCTTCGAGGAGATCGTCCAGCGCATCGAGGACCCGATCATGCTCCAGGACCGGGCCGGGAACTTCCAGGTCATCAACGAGACGCTGACCGAGTACGCCAACATGTCCCCCGAGGCCCTCTATGGACAGGACGAGTTCGCGTTCATGGACGAGCAGACGGCCACCGAGATCGCACGCCACAAAGCCGAAGTGATCCACGGCAACGAACCACGGACCTACGAGGTCGAGCCGAGCTTTCCGAACCGTGGGAACCGGACCTTCCGGACGACCCGCTACCCACACTACGACGAGGACGGTGAGATCGACGGCACGGTCGCGATCTGTCGGGACGTGACAGACATCCGAGAGCGGGAGCGACAGCTCCAGGTATTCGACCGAGTGCTCCGACACAACCTGCACAACGAGATGAACGTCGTCCTCGGTCACGCCGAAACCATCGCGAACACGGCCGAAGGCGAGATCGCGGCCGCCGCCCGTCGGATCGAAGCCGCCGGGGAGACGCTGGTCGAACTCGCCGACAAGGAACGGCAGATCGTCGAACTCCTCGAACGTCGGGAACCACGGCGGATCACCGACATCGGCCAAATCGTCGAGACCGTCGTCGAGGACTTGCGAGCCACCCATCCCACGGCCCGGATCGACCTCGATGTGCCAGCCCAACTGTACGCGGTTACGACTCCCTGTATCGAGGACGCCATCCACGAGGTCATCGAGAACGCCATCCTCCACACGACGGACCGAACGCCAGAAATCGAGGTCCGGGGGGTTCGGGAGGGGGAGCGCGTGACGCTGCGGGTCGCGGACAACGGTCCCGGCATTCCCGAGATGGACCGGCAGGTGCTCGAAGGTGCGGAGATCACGCCCCTCATACACGGGAGCGGACTGGGGCTCTGGTTGGTGAACCACGTCGTCAGCGAGTCCCAGGGGACACTCAACTTCCAGGAACGAACCCCGCGCGGGAGCATCGTCGAAATCACCCTCCCGGGCGCGGAGTGA